In the bacterium genome, one interval contains:
- a CDS encoding tryptophanase, translating to MELPFVPYRIKVVEPVRRVSREERAAALTKAGYNVFGLPSSSIYVDLLTDSGTSAMSDAQWGALVQGDEAYAGSRNYYDFEDTIRDIFGYRHVIPTHQGRVAENLLFTTRLDKRSVVPNNIHFDTTRANVEHQGALALDCVIDEGLDPTGDHPFKGNMSLAKLAAAFDRYGDRIPFVMITITNNSGGGQPVSLANIREVSAFCHGKGVPLIFDACRFAENAWFIKRREPGCRDLAIKEIAREIFALGDGCTMSAKKDALVNMGGFLCLNDDDWARDITNLLILIEGFRTYGGLAGRDLAAVAQGLREVLDDDYLTYRIGQVRRMGEQMQERGVPILTPVGGHAVYVDARRMLPHLPQGAFPAQALTCALYLEGGVRGVEIGSLMFAHADPETGATVHPAMELVRLAVPRRVYTETHLAYVAEVCGRLRECGERLRGLEIVEEAPVLRHFTARLRPLGGGSLIAD from the coding sequence ATGGAATTGCCGTTCGTTCCTTACCGCATCAAGGTCGTCGAGCCGGTCCGCCGCGTGAGCCGCGAGGAGCGCGCCGCGGCGCTGACCAAGGCCGGCTACAACGTCTTCGGCCTGCCGAGCTCGTCGATCTACGTCGACCTGCTCACCGACAGCGGCACCTCGGCGATGAGCGACGCCCAGTGGGGCGCGCTGGTGCAGGGGGACGAGGCCTACGCGGGCAGCCGCAACTACTACGACTTCGAGGACACCATCCGCGACATCTTCGGCTACCGCCACGTCATCCCCACGCACCAGGGGCGCGTGGCGGAGAACCTGCTGTTCACCACGCGCCTGGACAAGCGCTCGGTGGTGCCCAACAACATCCACTTCGACACCACGCGCGCCAACGTCGAGCACCAGGGCGCGCTCGCGCTCGACTGCGTCATCGACGAGGGGCTCGACCCCACGGGCGACCACCCCTTCAAGGGGAACATGTCGCTGGCGAAGCTCGCCGCGGCCTTCGACCGCTACGGCGACCGCATCCCCTTCGTCATGATCACGATCACCAACAACAGCGGCGGCGGCCAGCCCGTGTCGCTGGCGAACATCCGCGAGGTCTCGGCCTTCTGCCACGGCAAGGGCGTGCCCCTGATCTTCGACGCCTGCCGTTTCGCCGAGAACGCGTGGTTCATCAAGCGGCGCGAGCCGGGCTGCCGCGACCTGGCCATCAAGGAGATCGCGCGGGAGATCTTCGCCCTCGGCGACGGCTGCACGATGAGCGCGAAGAAGGACGCCCTGGTGAACATGGGCGGCTTCCTCTGCCTGAACGACGACGACTGGGCCCGCGACATCACGAACCTGCTGATCCTCATCGAGGGTTTCCGCACCTACGGCGGGCTGGCCGGGCGCGACCTGGCCGCGGTCGCGCAGGGCCTGCGCGAGGTGCTCGACGACGACTACCTGACCTACCGCATCGGCCAGGTCCGGCGCATGGGCGAGCAGATGCAGGAGCGCGGGGTGCCGATCCTGACGCCCGTCGGCGGCCACGCCGTCTACGTCGACGCGCGGCGCATGCTGCCGCACCTGCCGCAGGGCGCCTTCCCGGCGCAGGCGCTCACCTGCGCCCTGTACCTCGAGGGCGGGGTGCGCGGCGTGGAGATCGGCAGCCTGATGTTCGCGCACGCCGATCCCGAGACGGGCGCCACCGTCCACCCGGCCATGGAGCTGGTGCGCCTGGCCGTGCCGCGGCGCGTGTACACCGAGACGCACCTGGCCTACGTGGCGGAGGTCTGCGGGCGGTTGCGCGAGTGCGGCGAACGCCTGCGCGGCCTGGAGATCGTCGAGGAGGCGCCGGTGCTGCGCCACTTCACCGCCCGCCTGCGCCCGCTCGGCGGCGGGTCCCTGATCGCCGACTAG